The following are encoded in a window of Stigmatella erecta genomic DNA:
- a CDS encoding lysyl oxidase family protein, translated as MSLWVGLVVLATSCEDDVTYVAAWEPPEAPLQLPPDRPGEVHLRLKNEGTATWKPGQVQLVPQGWTGGPLALSEQVKPGQVATFRGNVSAPAQPGMHTVRWTPQHQGTAFERAFETSVEVTCSNGAFCDGEERFADGRCVAGPPPCDDGAACTDDVCDPDKRTCQHIPSGACAVCMATCDPDCSGKLCGDDGCGGQCGTCPAGQACAQGVFECRPETQAGTCRNPLPLLASGTPLVGDHVIQGDTSHGLHQLVPSCNRTSTAVESVYTFTLTEKTGLEARVSGYDTVLHLRKQRGADGAADCLDNTAARTVACSDDSSPPGDYGSRISLALEPGTYFLIVDGFDSTQAGPFTLNVRFAANGCVPKCDGLYCGGSDGCGGNCGVCSGDESCVKGRCLANPCIPNCDGKECGDNGCGGQCGFCPNAELCVPATGTCETFAACDHLRPTCTPSCGASEFCGTDCACHPVSAQLPDLIVDEARLRDEVLFDTIFVTENSCAKVEECVEGIGERRVLRFSVEAVNQGSATLTVPPPSERPDLFTFSPCHGHYHFSGFATYALVDAEGRTVLAGRKQAYCMEDTQRVATGPDVPCSKKFTCDDQGIQRGWSDLYGNTLDCQWLDITDVPPGDYRLQVTLNPSRAFQETTLDNNTSSVPVTLPPR; from the coding sequence TTGAGTCTTTGGGTCGGGCTCGTGGTGCTGGCGACGTCCTGCGAGGACGACGTCACGTATGTCGCGGCCTGGGAGCCTCCCGAGGCACCGCTGCAGCTTCCGCCGGACCGGCCGGGCGAAGTGCACCTTCGGCTGAAGAACGAGGGCACCGCGACGTGGAAGCCCGGCCAGGTGCAGCTCGTCCCCCAGGGGTGGACGGGCGGCCCGCTGGCGCTCTCGGAGCAGGTGAAGCCCGGCCAGGTGGCCACCTTCCGGGGCAACGTCTCCGCGCCCGCTCAGCCGGGTATGCACACGGTGCGGTGGACGCCCCAGCACCAGGGCACCGCCTTCGAGCGGGCCTTCGAGACCTCCGTGGAGGTGACGTGCTCCAACGGCGCGTTCTGTGACGGCGAGGAGCGCTTCGCCGATGGGCGGTGCGTCGCGGGCCCTCCGCCCTGCGACGACGGCGCGGCCTGTACCGATGACGTCTGCGATCCGGACAAGCGGACGTGTCAGCACATCCCCTCGGGCGCCTGCGCGGTGTGCATGGCGACGTGCGATCCGGACTGTTCCGGCAAGCTGTGCGGAGACGATGGCTGTGGCGGCCAGTGTGGCACCTGCCCGGCGGGGCAGGCGTGTGCGCAGGGCGTCTTCGAGTGCAGGCCCGAGACCCAAGCGGGCACGTGCCGCAACCCCTTGCCGCTCCTGGCCAGCGGGACGCCGCTGGTGGGAGACCATGTCATCCAGGGCGATACCTCGCATGGGCTCCACCAGCTCGTGCCCTCGTGCAACCGGACCAGCACCGCGGTGGAGTCGGTCTACACCTTCACCCTCACCGAGAAGACGGGCCTGGAGGCGCGCGTCTCCGGCTATGACACCGTGCTCCACCTGCGCAAGCAGCGCGGGGCGGATGGGGCCGCGGACTGCCTCGACAACACGGCGGCGCGCACGGTGGCGTGCAGCGATGACTCCTCCCCGCCGGGCGACTATGGCTCCCGGATTTCCCTGGCGCTGGAGCCGGGCACCTACTTCCTCATCGTGGACGGGTTCGACTCCACCCAGGCGGGCCCCTTCACGCTGAACGTGCGCTTCGCCGCCAACGGCTGCGTGCCCAAGTGCGACGGCCTCTACTGCGGCGGGAGCGATGGCTGCGGCGGCAACTGCGGCGTGTGCAGCGGGGATGAGTCCTGTGTGAAGGGCCGCTGCCTGGCCAACCCCTGCATCCCCAATTGTGACGGCAAGGAGTGCGGGGACAACGGCTGTGGCGGGCAGTGTGGCTTCTGCCCCAACGCCGAGCTGTGCGTGCCGGCCACCGGGACGTGCGAGACCTTCGCGGCGTGCGACCACCTGCGCCCCACGTGCACGCCGTCCTGCGGCGCCTCGGAGTTCTGCGGCACGGATTGCGCGTGCCACCCCGTCAGCGCGCAGCTTCCGGACCTCATCGTCGACGAGGCCCGGCTCCGGGATGAAGTCCTGTTCGATACCATCTTCGTCACCGAGAACTCGTGCGCGAAGGTGGAGGAGTGCGTGGAGGGCATTGGCGAGCGCCGCGTGCTGCGCTTCAGCGTGGAGGCCGTGAACCAGGGCAGCGCCACGCTCACGGTGCCGCCGCCCTCCGAGCGGCCGGACCTCTTCACCTTCTCGCCGTGCCATGGGCACTACCACTTCAGCGGCTTTGCCACCTACGCGCTGGTGGACGCGGAGGGCCGCACGGTGCTGGCGGGCCGCAAGCAGGCCTACTGCATGGAGGACACCCAGCGCGTGGCCACGGGGCCGGACGTGCCGTGCTCCAAGAAGTTCACGTGTGATGACCAGGGGATTCAGCGGGGCTGGTCGGACCTCTACGGCAACACGCTGGACTGCCAGTGGCTGGACATCACCGACGTGCCGCCGGGCGACTACCGCCTCCAGGTGACGCTCAACCCCTCGCGGGCCTTCCAGGAGACGACGCTGGACAACAACACCTCCAGCGTCCCGGTGACCTTGCCACCCCGGTAG
- a CDS encoding myxosortase-dependent M36 family metallopeptidase, translated as MKRWVLPLSGLVLALSGVAGARELPSLDASMERTPSRPPVPSHRPTRLPGARVGSTGPDGDLPTWVWGLRSGVDPRFLSAVRRMGPEQAARAHLARLSALYGLAPETAATVPATLAEPSKEGQGAVLVTFRQELEGIALFRESLTVLMDGRHELIALSGHLSPHVGPDSRAGKLRFTWTAPEAIAAAYADLQGVRPEPSSFVRRGEARGGDTFHGFTPAASARYPARLLTPARARRVFFPLPDRLVPAWYVELHTQEPEAEADYYAYAVAADDGRLLFRHNLTAQDAHAFRVWADPSSPYLPHDGPQGLAGTPHPTGVPDGYQAPFQPPSLVTLSHAPFSQNDPWLPAGASETVGNNVDAYADISGSDGLDGSDFRASLSGPAAFDRVYDVTQEPGASTAQRMASVTQLFYVTNFLHDWFYDAGFTEAAGNAQQDNYGRGGLGNDALLAEAQEFSGVNTSSMATPADGARPKMQMYVFAPNPFQAVTVLSPQEVAGRKGSRWAPFGPKAFTVEAPLVLAKDGTGSPTDGCQAQQGSHAGKIVLMDRGTCSDALKVKNAQNAGAVGVIIAHNLVGPPPDLNGTDATVITPVLSIERADGVALKTQLLNGPVEVRLVREPAVQRDGALDSSLVAHEWGHYMSNRLIGNANGLTNNQGRAMGEGWADFHALLLLARAEDAQLPGNAGFEGAYAVGGHVSSGGDNDGHYFGLRRYPYSTELTRNPLTFRYIANGVALPTPVPSNPRLYMVSNAAIHQSGEVWASMLWECYTALLRDRTRLGFEEAQRRMKRYLVRSYQLTPVAPTYLEARDALLAAALAESEEDFLLFHAAFARRGAGLRAVAPPRDSLNHAGTVESFVTGKEVAWGGAELVERPGACDADGVVDPGEVGLLRVTIDNTGIGTASATTATVESPDPGVTMGNGGRLTFPPIAPFTSATLEVPVTVEGPTEVRFVTFRVTYEDAEQAIPGARMVTVSERINTDEVLASSTTEDVESRHVVWSMTKDERLGHPTLWSRHSETPVESYFHGPNASFKADIALVSPPLQVSPVEAFRFTFVHRFDFEADSFDWLDGGVIELSQDGGATWVDIGASANPGYTGVLYPGGTNPLAGRAAYSDYSEGYPAWVPVTVDLGTQYAGKTVRIRFRIGTDVSIGAGGWDIDNLSFSGLTHTPFSTLGVETEVCVNGPPVAQAGPDQTVPGGASVTLSSSGVDPEGDPLTHAWRQTAGPEVALVGADAAQAGFTAPEVSHPTVLTFALTVSDDRGGSGQDEVSVTVEAPPAPDAGTGEDGGPGQPDGGDAGTGTDGGPEENVTAEGGCGCATGQGSLAAMAPLLLGALAWRSRRRFSAAPAMRTARRR; from the coding sequence ATGAAGCGATGGGTTCTTCCCCTCTCTGGCCTCGTGCTCGCGCTGTCGGGGGTCGCGGGCGCGCGGGAGTTGCCTTCTCTGGACGCGTCCATGGAGCGCACGCCGTCCCGGCCGCCGGTCCCCTCCCACCGGCCCACGCGGTTGCCGGGAGCACGGGTGGGGAGCACTGGACCGGACGGGGACCTGCCCACGTGGGTGTGGGGGCTCCGCTCGGGGGTGGATCCCCGCTTCCTGTCGGCGGTGCGGCGGATGGGCCCGGAGCAGGCCGCGCGGGCCCACCTGGCCCGGCTCTCCGCGCTCTACGGCCTGGCCCCGGAGACGGCGGCCACGGTCCCGGCCACGCTCGCGGAGCCTTCGAAGGAGGGGCAGGGCGCCGTGCTCGTCACCTTCCGGCAGGAGCTGGAGGGCATCGCGCTCTTCCGCGAGTCGCTCACGGTGTTGATGGACGGGCGCCACGAGCTCATCGCCCTCTCGGGCCACCTCTCGCCCCACGTGGGCCCGGACTCCCGGGCGGGCAAGCTGCGCTTCACCTGGACCGCACCGGAGGCCATCGCCGCCGCCTACGCGGATCTCCAGGGCGTGCGGCCGGAGCCCTCCAGCTTCGTGCGGCGGGGCGAGGCCCGGGGAGGCGACACCTTCCATGGGTTCACCCCGGCCGCGAGCGCGCGGTACCCGGCCCGGCTGCTCACCCCCGCCCGGGCCCGGCGCGTCTTCTTCCCCTTGCCGGACCGGCTGGTGCCCGCCTGGTACGTGGAACTGCACACCCAGGAGCCGGAGGCCGAGGCGGACTACTACGCCTATGCCGTGGCCGCGGACGACGGGCGGTTGCTCTTCCGCCACAACCTCACCGCGCAGGATGCCCACGCCTTCCGCGTCTGGGCGGATCCCTCCAGCCCCTACCTGCCGCATGATGGCCCCCAGGGGCTTGCCGGGACGCCTCATCCCACGGGTGTGCCCGACGGGTACCAGGCGCCGTTTCAGCCTCCCTCGCTGGTGACGTTGAGCCATGCGCCCTTCAGCCAGAATGATCCCTGGCTCCCGGCGGGCGCCTCCGAGACGGTGGGCAACAACGTGGATGCCTACGCGGATATCTCCGGGAGCGATGGGCTGGATGGCTCGGACTTCCGGGCCTCGCTCAGCGGGCCTGCCGCCTTCGACCGGGTCTACGACGTCACCCAGGAGCCCGGTGCCAGCACCGCGCAGCGCATGGCGTCGGTGACGCAGCTCTTCTACGTCACCAACTTCCTGCACGACTGGTTTTACGACGCGGGCTTCACCGAGGCCGCGGGCAACGCCCAGCAGGACAACTACGGCCGGGGAGGGCTCGGGAACGATGCGCTGCTCGCGGAGGCCCAGGAGTTCAGCGGCGTGAACACCTCCTCCATGGCCACGCCCGCCGATGGTGCCCGGCCGAAGATGCAGATGTACGTCTTCGCGCCCAATCCCTTCCAGGCCGTCACGGTCCTCTCTCCCCAGGAGGTTGCCGGGAGGAAGGGCTCGCGGTGGGCGCCGTTTGGCCCCAAGGCCTTCACCGTGGAGGCACCGCTGGTGCTCGCCAAGGACGGCACGGGCTCTCCCACGGATGGGTGCCAGGCCCAGCAGGGCAGCCATGCCGGAAAGATTGTCCTGATGGACCGCGGCACCTGCTCGGATGCGCTCAAGGTGAAGAACGCGCAGAACGCGGGCGCCGTGGGCGTCATCATCGCCCACAACCTGGTGGGCCCCCCGCCGGACCTGAACGGCACGGATGCGACCGTCATCACCCCCGTGCTCTCCATCGAGCGGGCCGACGGCGTGGCCCTCAAGACCCAGCTGCTCAACGGCCCGGTGGAGGTGCGGCTGGTCCGCGAGCCCGCGGTGCAGCGGGATGGCGCGCTGGACAGCTCCCTCGTGGCGCACGAGTGGGGCCACTACATGAGCAACCGCCTCATCGGCAACGCGAACGGCCTGACGAACAACCAGGGGCGCGCGATGGGCGAGGGCTGGGCGGACTTTCACGCCCTGCTGCTCCTGGCGCGCGCCGAGGACGCCCAGCTCCCCGGCAACGCGGGCTTCGAGGGCGCGTATGCCGTGGGCGGCCACGTGTCGAGCGGCGGAGACAATGACGGCCACTACTTCGGGTTGAGGCGCTACCCGTACTCCACGGAGCTCACCCGCAACCCGCTCACCTTCCGGTACATCGCCAACGGCGTGGCCCTGCCCACCCCGGTGCCCAGCAATCCCCGCCTGTACATGGTCTCGAACGCGGCGATTCACCAGTCCGGCGAGGTGTGGGCCTCGATGCTGTGGGAGTGTTACACGGCCCTGCTGCGCGACCGCACGCGGCTCGGCTTCGAGGAGGCCCAGCGGCGGATGAAGCGCTACCTGGTGCGCTCCTACCAGCTCACCCCCGTGGCGCCGACGTACCTGGAGGCGCGGGATGCGCTGCTGGCGGCGGCGCTGGCGGAGAGCGAGGAGGACTTCCTCCTGTTTCACGCGGCCTTCGCCCGCCGCGGCGCGGGGCTGCGCGCGGTGGCGCCGCCCCGGGACTCCCTGAACCACGCGGGCACGGTGGAGAGCTTCGTGACGGGCAAGGAGGTGGCGTGGGGCGGCGCCGAGCTGGTGGAGCGGCCGGGCGCTTGTGACGCCGATGGGGTGGTGGACCCGGGCGAGGTGGGCCTGCTGCGCGTGACGATCGACAACACGGGCATCGGCACGGCCTCGGCCACCACGGCGACGGTCGAGTCACCGGATCCCGGCGTGACGATGGGCAACGGCGGCCGGCTCACCTTCCCGCCCATCGCCCCCTTCACCTCGGCCACGTTGGAGGTACCTGTCACCGTGGAGGGGCCCACGGAAGTCCGGTTCGTCACCTTCCGCGTCACCTACGAGGACGCGGAGCAGGCCATCCCCGGCGCCCGCATGGTGACGGTCTCGGAGCGCATCAACACCGACGAGGTGCTTGCCTCCTCCACCACCGAGGACGTGGAGAGCCGGCACGTCGTGTGGAGCATGACGAAGGACGAGCGGCTGGGACACCCCACGCTCTGGAGCCGCCACTCGGAGACGCCCGTGGAGAGCTACTTCCACGGCCCCAACGCGTCGTTCAAGGCGGACATCGCCCTGGTGTCCCCGCCGCTTCAGGTCTCACCGGTGGAGGCCTTCCGGTTCACCTTCGTCCACCGCTTCGACTTCGAGGCCGATTCCTTCGATTGGCTGGATGGGGGCGTCATCGAGCTGAGCCAGGACGGCGGGGCCACATGGGTGGACATCGGCGCCTCCGCCAATCCGGGCTACACGGGCGTCCTGTACCCGGGGGGCACCAACCCGCTGGCCGGGCGGGCCGCGTACAGCGACTACAGCGAGGGGTATCCGGCGTGGGTTCCCGTCACGGTGGACCTGGGAACCCAGTACGCGGGGAAGACGGTGCGGATCCGCTTCCGCATCGGCACCGACGTCAGCATCGGCGCGGGGGGCTGGGACATCGACAACCTGAGCTTCTCGGGCCTCACCCACACGCCCTTCAGCACGCTCGGCGTGGAGACGGAGGTCTGTGTGAACGGGCCCCCCGTGGCCCAGGCGGGCCCGGACCAGACGGTGCCAGGAGGCGCGTCCGTCACGCTGTCCAGCAGCGGGGTGGACCCCGAAGGGGACCCGCTGACCCATGCCTGGCGGCAGACCGCAGGCCCGGAGGTGGCGCTCGTGGGGGCGGACGCGGCCCAGGCTGGATTCACGGCGCCGGAGGTGAGCCACCCCACGGTGCTCACCTTCGCGCTGACCGTGAGCGATGACCGGG
- a CDS encoding serine/threonine-protein kinase: MPPPPAPALSPWFVPAGTRIGPWRVVGWGGNGAHGVVYQALRVGREALGPVALKLAMAPGDERFAREGALLARLRHPHIPRLEDRGLWKHAHGTAPYLAMQWVEGEPLYTWAARRNPSSRQVLQVLAQLARALEAVHALPGVHRDVKGGNVLVRGSDSRAFLMDFGSGHFAGAQPLTWQAMPPGTPAYRSPEAYRFTAAHAAASVRYTAAPADDVFALGVTAYRLVTDEYPPPVEPGLDPQGLWNEGGPGPLPPEVLNPRAAPPLDTLIRRMLSVRPEARGSARELALALEHAVARTGPEADRPLFRWETLPPSRWSPGDAAEADLLGHRPRHRSLTCVQESLAQDAAGKAREAREARLNARTRARARAGTEPLLPAPSSRWPRGVLLATGVLLLIFGAESVVPVALPPPQEPQPPRTEAAQDAGTDAGTVGLADAVVPSLHVSAAGPAPSAISVDLPKGPLKGQVRPPCAKGQLDLRGGCWAALKAQPPDCPLYSYEWNGGCYMPIVATPRPDTSDKP; the protein is encoded by the coding sequence ATGCCCCCTCCGCCCGCGCCCGCGCTGAGTCCGTGGTTCGTCCCAGCCGGCACACGGATTGGCCCCTGGCGCGTGGTGGGCTGGGGGGGCAACGGGGCCCATGGCGTCGTCTACCAGGCGCTGCGGGTGGGCCGTGAGGCGTTGGGGCCCGTGGCCCTCAAGCTGGCCATGGCGCCCGGGGATGAGCGCTTCGCTCGCGAGGGGGCCCTGCTCGCCCGGCTGCGGCACCCGCACATCCCCCGGCTGGAAGACCGGGGCCTCTGGAAGCACGCCCACGGCACGGCGCCCTACCTCGCCATGCAGTGGGTGGAGGGGGAGCCCCTCTACACCTGGGCCGCGCGGCGCAATCCGTCCTCGCGGCAGGTGCTCCAGGTGCTGGCCCAGCTGGCCCGGGCCCTGGAGGCGGTCCATGCCCTGCCAGGCGTCCACCGCGACGTGAAGGGGGGCAACGTGCTGGTGAGGGGCAGCGACAGCCGGGCGTTCCTGATGGACTTCGGCTCGGGGCACTTCGCCGGGGCCCAGCCGCTAACGTGGCAGGCGATGCCGCCCGGCACCCCGGCCTACCGCAGCCCCGAGGCCTACCGGTTCACCGCGGCGCACGCGGCCGCTTCGGTCCGCTACACGGCGGCCCCGGCAGATGACGTGTTCGCCCTGGGCGTGACAGCCTACCGGCTTGTGACCGACGAATACCCGCCGCCCGTGGAGCCTGGACTGGACCCGCAGGGCCTCTGGAACGAAGGGGGACCCGGGCCTTTGCCCCCCGAAGTCCTCAACCCCCGGGCCGCGCCCCCGCTCGACACGCTCATCCGGCGGATGCTCTCGGTGCGGCCCGAGGCGCGTGGCAGCGCGCGCGAGCTGGCCCTGGCCCTGGAGCACGCCGTGGCGCGGACGGGCCCGGAAGCAGACCGGCCCCTCTTCCGGTGGGAGACCCTGCCGCCCTCGCGGTGGTCCCCAGGGGATGCCGCGGAGGCGGACCTGCTTGGCCACCGTCCCCGCCACAGGAGCCTGACGTGCGTCCAGGAGTCCCTGGCCCAGGACGCCGCCGGCAAGGCCCGCGAGGCCCGCGAGGCCCGCCTGAACGCGCGGACACGAGCCCGCGCCAGGGCTGGCACCGAACCCCTGCTGCCTGCCCCCTCCTCCCGGTGGCCGCGAGGAGTCCTTCTCGCCACAGGGGTGCTCCTGCTGATCTTCGGCGCGGAGAGCGTGGTGCCCGTTGCGCTGCCCCCACCCCAGGAGCCGCAGCCTCCACGAACCGAAGCCGCCCAGGACGCGGGCACGGATGCCGGCACGGTGGGGCTCGCGGATGCCGTGGTGCCGTCCCTCCACGTGAGCGCCGCAGGTCCAGCGCCCAGCGCCATCAGCGTCGACCTGCCCAAGGGCCCCCTCAAGGGCCAGGTCCGGCCTCCGTGCGCCAAGGGGCAATTGGATCTCCGGGGCGGGTGTTGGGCCGCCCTCAAAGCCCAGCCTCCAGACTGCCCGCTCTACTCCTATGAATGGAATGGCGGGTGCTACATGCCCATCGTCGCAACCCCCCGTCCGGACACCTCGGACAAACCCTGA
- a CDS encoding AAA family ATPase: MMRGTHEGSDHSGEVQPTLRVEYDLDAGNAGRGAPAPRGPGASWPRPAPVERAPANVLSPARPPSRSSPQAVPGDEVPAKDLAAPVEGSQAEREAMQAAVATGKRREAWVPPEYLPETLREALVAERGQYRAHRLQEVRELGLTGPGVLGLVPVPAADPDWSGGSLLGFVGEELVFAGNIVHLDFESGRVFAASDAGEDVDRRALRAERWCYRPYDFAEALCAAASSYANRQPALAQSLLRSCGEEPPVPLSARDAERLPVDRLWCQPWGCIWGPPGTGKTTAVADLIARALRAYPGERILAVAPTNRAADELVMRVSALLEREPIPLRPLARSIFRGGTGASEALAKLPTVALEEAKANKLRSTIQERERELGQERARSGPAQELARMQAELRTLRGRVKDPTLREAEKGDSPLMVLTVHRALRLVSELDGEETFARLVVDEAGMVTRAATALMAPLARQVTLAGDPKQIGPVSRAAEGAGKDTQRWLRASGLSHLEDAVKDAARPDVLLLRTQHRMHPDIAHVVSHFCYGGALENGEFVLARAEKPAPVPAFPSRAAWLVLDGLSRDARHLTHGRGETGSGYQRELSAELAISLARQAIRAGLTVLCVTPYRAQAALLRRLGGAAGFRGDVFSASTIHRQQGTQYDVVMVDTVAGGRPFPPHTLIPLLNVAASRARDYLLVLSSRAEARASPVPARFLSLLPRVRVHPGETPRLELLATQPRPPPAPPPPLVPVGLGGEIEGGRTLQPLFTQEQVSLFERRFDDGHHLVRGVAGSGKTYVLAHWVVRYLLERPQARVLVSFFNRSLVPLVDKLLTEALTLRAGAERIRAMKAQVTVRHAGALRRSEPGSFDAVFVDEAQDMDARALASLYALVRPQVLPEGREVRCFQLFMDDSQNVYGQVPIDALKEQLPEGLSFRGRTRVLKETFRATRDILDMAFNVVLDPLRQHGVSEPGMREYMKVNELARERLLWLPEETLEGVFRVQSTERGGVAPLVRGFASSTSEARWVAKEVARLVREEGVLPGDILVVAPVMPSSFTQALVRAGVPAEAYGGKGGRDVGDFRVSGVDHVRATTVFSCKGHECPIVFFAGLEALDAIEAWMEGARGRAPRENERIRRAMFYVGATRAMKRQYLTGVRGGRFLEVAARYAEALAGERSPEPPARSPQG, translated from the coding sequence ATGATGCGCGGCACGCACGAGGGCTCAGACCATTCCGGGGAAGTCCAACCCACGCTCCGCGTGGAGTACGACCTCGACGCCGGGAACGCGGGACGGGGAGCACCTGCCCCTCGGGGCCCAGGCGCGTCCTGGCCGCGTCCGGCCCCGGTGGAGCGGGCCCCGGCGAACGTCCTGAGCCCGGCGCGTCCCCCATCCCGGTCTTCGCCGCAAGCCGTGCCGGGGGACGAGGTTCCGGCGAAGGATCTCGCCGCCCCCGTGGAGGGCAGCCAGGCTGAGCGCGAGGCCATGCAGGCCGCGGTGGCCACGGGCAAGCGGCGCGAGGCCTGGGTTCCCCCCGAGTACCTGCCGGAGACCCTGCGGGAGGCGCTGGTGGCCGAGCGCGGGCAGTACCGGGCGCATCGGCTCCAGGAGGTGCGCGAGCTGGGGCTGACGGGGCCCGGGGTGCTGGGGCTCGTGCCGGTGCCGGCGGCGGACCCCGACTGGTCCGGGGGCTCGTTGCTGGGCTTCGTGGGCGAGGAGCTCGTCTTCGCGGGCAACATCGTCCACCTGGACTTCGAGTCAGGGCGCGTCTTCGCCGCCTCGGATGCGGGCGAGGACGTGGACCGCCGGGCGCTCCGGGCCGAGCGCTGGTGTTACCGGCCCTATGACTTCGCGGAGGCGCTGTGCGCGGCGGCCTCCTCGTACGCGAACCGCCAGCCCGCGCTGGCCCAGTCCCTCCTCCGCTCCTGCGGGGAAGAGCCCCCGGTGCCCCTGTCCGCCCGCGACGCGGAGCGGCTGCCGGTGGATCGGCTGTGGTGCCAGCCCTGGGGCTGCATCTGGGGGCCGCCCGGTACGGGCAAGACGACGGCGGTGGCGGACCTGATCGCCCGCGCGCTCCGGGCCTATCCCGGCGAGCGCATCCTCGCGGTGGCGCCCACCAACCGCGCCGCGGACGAGCTGGTGATGCGCGTGAGCGCCCTGCTGGAGCGCGAGCCCATCCCGCTGCGTCCGCTGGCCCGCAGCATCTTCCGGGGCGGCACGGGCGCGAGCGAGGCGCTCGCGAAGCTGCCCACCGTGGCCCTGGAGGAGGCGAAGGCCAACAAGCTGCGCAGCACCATCCAGGAGCGGGAGCGGGAGCTCGGGCAGGAGCGGGCCCGGAGCGGCCCCGCGCAGGAGCTGGCCCGGATGCAGGCGGAGCTGCGCACCCTGCGCGGGCGGGTGAAGGACCCCACCTTGCGCGAGGCGGAGAAGGGCGACAGCCCGCTCATGGTGCTCACCGTGCACCGGGCCCTGCGGTTGGTGTCGGAGCTGGACGGGGAGGAGACGTTCGCGCGGCTGGTGGTGGACGAGGCCGGCATGGTGACGCGCGCGGCCACGGCGCTGATGGCCCCGCTCGCCCGGCAGGTGACGCTGGCGGGGGATCCCAAGCAGATCGGCCCGGTGAGCCGCGCGGCGGAGGGCGCGGGCAAGGACACGCAGCGGTGGCTGCGGGCCAGCGGCTTGTCCCACCTGGAGGACGCGGTGAAGGACGCGGCGCGGCCGGACGTGCTGCTGTTGCGCACCCAGCACCGCATGCACCCAGACATCGCCCACGTGGTGAGCCACTTCTGCTACGGCGGGGCGCTGGAGAATGGCGAGTTCGTCCTCGCGCGGGCCGAGAAGCCCGCGCCGGTGCCCGCGTTTCCCTCGCGCGCCGCGTGGCTGGTGCTGGATGGGCTGAGCCGGGACGCCCGCCACCTCACGCACGGCCGGGGCGAGACGGGCTCGGGCTACCAGCGCGAGCTGTCCGCGGAGCTGGCCATCTCCCTGGCCCGCCAGGCCATCCGCGCGGGCCTCACCGTGCTGTGCGTGACGCCCTACCGGGCCCAGGCGGCCCTGCTGCGCCGGTTGGGCGGGGCCGCGGGTTTTCGCGGGGACGTCTTCAGTGCCTCCACCATCCACCGGCAGCAGGGCACCCAGTACGACGTGGTGATGGTGGACACGGTGGCCGGCGGCCGCCCTTTTCCTCCGCACACGCTCATCCCCCTGCTCAACGTGGCCGCCAGCCGCGCGCGGGACTACCTGCTCGTGCTGTCCTCCCGCGCCGAGGCCCGGGCCTCGCCCGTTCCCGCGCGGTTCCTCTCGCTCTTGCCCCGCGTGCGCGTGCACCCGGGCGAGACGCCGCGCCTGGAGCTGCTGGCCACGCAGCCCCGGCCGCCCCCCGCGCCCCCGCCCCCGCTGGTGCCCGTGGGGCTGGGCGGCGAGATCGAAGGGGGCCGCACCCTCCAGCCCCTCTTCACGCAGGAGCAGGTGTCGCTCTTCGAGCGGCGCTTCGACGATGGCCACCACCTGGTCCGCGGCGTGGCCGGCAGCGGCAAGACGTATGTGCTGGCGCACTGGGTGGTGCGCTACCTGCTGGAGCGCCCCCAGGCGCGGGTGCTGGTGTCCTTCTTCAACCGGTCGCTGGTGCCGCTGGTGGACAAGCTGCTCACGGAGGCCCTCACCCTGCGCGCCGGCGCGGAGCGGATCCGCGCGATGAAGGCCCAGGTGACGGTGCGCCACGCGGGCGCGCTGCGCCGGTCCGAGCCCGGCAGCTTCGATGCGGTCTTCGTGGACGAGGCGCAGGACATGGATGCCAGGGCGCTCGCGAGCCTCTACGCGCTGGTGCGCCCCCAGGTGCTGCCGGAGGGGCGGGAGGTGCGCTGCTTCCAGCTCTTCATGGACGACTCGCAGAACGTCTATGGCCAGGTGCCCATCGACGCGCTGAAGGAGCAGCTGCCCGAGGGGCTGTCCTTCCGGGGCCGCACCCGGGTGCTGAAGGAGACGTTCCGCGCCACGCGCGACATCCTCGACATGGCCTTCAACGTGGTGCTGGACCCGCTGCGCCAGCACGGCGTGAGCGAGCCGGGCATGCGCGAGTACATGAAGGTCAACGAGCTGGCCCGGGAGCGGCTGCTCTGGCTGCCGGAGGAGACGCTGGAGGGCGTGTTCCGGGTGCAGTCCACGGAACGGGGCGGGGTGGCGCCGCTCGTGCGCGGCTTTGCCTCCAGCACCAGCGAGGCCCGCTGGGTGGCCAAGGAGGTGGCGCGGCTGGTGCGCGAGGAGGGCGTGCTGCCGGGAGACATCCTGGTGGTGGCCCCCGTCATGCCCTCCTCCTTCACGCAGGCGCTGGTCCGGGCCGGGGTGCCCGCGGAGGCCTACGGGGGGAAGGGCGGCCGGGACGTGGGGGACTTCCGCGTCAGCGGGGTGGACCATGTGCGGGCCACCACGGTGTTCTCCTGCAAGGGGCACGAGTGCCCCATCGTCTTCTTCGCGGGGCTGGAGGCGCTGGATGCCATCGAGGCCTGGATGGAAGGGGCCCGCGGCCGGGCGCCGCGCGAGAACGAGCGCATCCGCCGGGCCATGTTCTACGTGGGGGCGACCCGGGCCATGAAGCGCCAGTACCTCACGGGCGTGCGGGGCGGGCGCTTCCTGGAGGTGGCGGCCCGCTATGCCGAGGCGCTCGCGGGAGAGCGCTCCCCGGAGCCGCCCGCGCGGAGCCCTCAGGGCTGA